Within Citrus sinensis cultivar Valencia sweet orange chromosome 1, DVS_A1.0, whole genome shotgun sequence, the genomic segment atcgcTAGCAACTCAAAATACTCTACCAAACATGTTCTCACAtctggaaaaagaaaagttcaaTATCTAATTTTTGCTAAATTAAGGAAATTAGGGAAGAACAGATCAAAACTCCATGGTTAATTACCGAGACATTGTAAGGCACAATACTATGAACTACTTCTTACATGATCTCATCAATTATGACAATTAGGATACACCATAATAAAATGCCCAATTGAAGCAATGATCCAAAGAGttcaaatttcattataatCTAATcgatttctttaaagaatttCACAATTAGGATAACACAAACACTTACCCATACATATAAACATCAGCAGTGACCTTCAACTTTTTCTTGCACAACGAGCAAGCCTTGAGAAACCCGCAAAACCCATCATCAACCTTCTTCTTATCCGACTGCGAATCATCCGTCCCAGGTGACCCCAACGTCCACTCGACCCGGGGCGGAGGCTTCTCCTCGCGTGACTTCGCGATAGTGACCGAAGGAGCCGGACGTTTCTTGATCTCCAGAAAACTCACTGGAGACTCAATTGGGCGAAGGTGGTTGACCACACTCAACTCCCCCTGGCTCGAGGACCTAAAAGCCCGACGACGTGCTGCCGACATCGCTGGTCactttagggtttagggttttggccGAAGTTTCTTGGAAAGCAAGGAAAAGGGATGAATGTTGGATTCTGAAGAAGTTGAAAAttgcgaaaaaaaaaacaggaGGATGATTAATCAATGGGTGTTTGGTTTGGTGATTCTTGAAGATGTTATTGTTAAAAGAGAAAGGTACTGGGCTCTAGGGTTTCAATTTCTAAGTAGGaagtatgttttttttttttagaagataAGTAGGAAGTATGTTGATGCGGGAGTTAGGGTTTTGTTTGGAGTGCTGAGAAGTTAGTTAGTTAAGATACGGATCTGGGTTCGCGCCTTTTACGGTTTTGACTTATGTGTTTCGTTGAGGCGGTTGGGATTCCGTGGAACCCACTCTGGAAGATATTTTGGACGAGCGTTGAAACagtttattcaaattattgttgttataaATAATGGAACCAATTCgactataaaattttattataaaaaaataataaaaaattgggtgaATCTAAAAatgtgtaattttatttttaaaaaaaagttcagATCTACTTGTGTATAAATTTCCTTCAAATgaatatgattatattttgaattcaaGTTCAACATTACAAATATGCTATATCAAAAATGTAGattttgatataataattatcaatagacttataatctaatatgtaaaataataaaaaaagtgcaaataaaaaaagagtttgGTCCAAGTTCAAggagaaaaagggaaaaaaaaaaggaaaattaatgGAACCATGAGTGAAATTATGCTTTGGAGTAAGCAGACTAAACGAGCTTGCCAAGCGCCGAATGAACAACGATAGCAAGTGAGGCATCAAAGATTAGACCGAAAAAGCATATTGGCCCAAATATCACAATCAGAATCAGATAGCCAAATGAACAAACCCAGGAGGCAGAGCCCATACAAATCTGTGACGAGTTGGGCCATTGGCACCCCTACAAAACCCTCTTATTAGAACGCCCTTGGCAGCTAGCGTGCCACAATAAAACCAAATCTTGTTCTTGTGTGTACTTTAACTACAAATGTTATGTAATTCAATAACGTCcagagaaattaaaatgtatCAGGCTAACTCTGCTTCGTCTATTATCTCTGGTATGACCACGTGAAGTGATCATCGGAACGCGGCGCACCATTACCTCTTTACAAAGTGACAAAGAAAGGTCTCTGTCGTTTTATCAAACACATGTCACCTTGCATGCAATCACAAGCCAAATGTAATATGCATGCAAACTCTATAAATCGACTGAACTCCCTTCACTGAATGATCAGCACCCCAAAAAGAAGCAACCAGCTGCTATGGTGATTATCAAATCTTAAGTTTCCTTTTCCTTTGTTATTCTCTTTCCTGTTCACTCTCTTGATCTCTTCCAGCTATGAGATCCCTGCAGGGCAGAAAACGGCGGTCGACCGATGTATAGATCGATGCCGTGAAACGGAGGAGGAGTTGTCAGGCTTGTTTTCTTGTTCAGCTCGTTGTGAGAGGAGGTACAGTGAATGGGAACCGGAGAGCTCTCCACGGGAGCTCGAGCAGTGCCAGCAACGCTGTCTAGCTGATGAGAGAGCTGACCgggagcagcagcagcagtgTCGGGATTAGGGAGCGTGAGGAAGAGCGCCACAGAGAGCAACGGGAGCGAGATtgggagagagaaagagaacaATTTGAAGACATCAATATCGTGCCACAAGACCCGGAGGAAGAGTACAAGCAGTGTAAGCAACTATGCGAGAAGCAAGAG encodes:
- the LOC102616833 gene encoding FCS-Like Zinc finger 16-like, yielding MSAARRRAFRSSSQGELSVVNHLRPIESPVSFLEIKKRPAPSVTIAKSREEKPPPRVEWTLGSPGTDDSQSDKKKVDDGFCGFLKACSLCKKKLKVTADVYMYGYLRAFCSAECRDDQIALDGFDKEVSREPSKMEMGGMISTKDRQGFGTKRFK